The following nucleotide sequence is from Mucilaginibacter sp. cycad4.
CCTTCGGCGCGCCGCTGCAATAGGAGTTCTCCTTTTTTATTAAAAATAAAAACTGAAAACGCGCGGTGCAGGCTTCCCTGAAGATGCGCTTCCATTTTTTCCATAGTACCAATTTCCTGATCATCGCGATCAACCAAAATCACGGTTTCCTCTATCTTCACTCGCTGTTATTTTTGTTACACTCCTGATGAAAAACGCTCATCTATGGAGTTTTGTTATTTTGTTTTATTATGACGTAAAAAAGGCAATGTTAGTCGATTATCCGGCCCTCAACTTCTTTAATATCTGGCAATTGTTGCCCTCCTATTTCAAGCAGCGTAGTTTCTATCATCCGGCACATGGCGTTTAAAGCCAAATCATTATCCTCTGTTCCGAAAGGTTCTTCAATTTCATCGGCAATGGCTTCAAACGCGACAAATGTATAGGCAATAAAAACAACTATGAATGGAGTAAGCCAGCCCAGGCTATCAACCAGGCCAAAGGGCAGCATAAAACAATACATATAAACCGTGCGGTGAAGCAATACCCGGTAACTGTAAGGAATTGGCGTAGATGCTATCCTCTCGCAGCCGCCTACAATGTCCGATAGTTTATTGAAATTTTCCTCAAAGGCAACCTGTATAATAGAATCGATTTTTCCCTTCGATTTAGCTGTGCGCACCCAATTGCCCATTTCACTCAGGAGCATGATAGGTTTATATTTAGCCTTTCCTATTCGCGAGGCTAATTCGGCGGGCAGCCTTTGCTCAAGATCGGTTTTGGCATCTGTACCACGTAACTGATGCTTGAGACTGTAAGTTAAAGTTATGAGCAACTGGATGAAACTTTTTGGTTCCTGATCATCAAATTGATAGCCGGTGGTAGTGAAAGCTTGCCGGGCCAGCGAACGTGTATCGTTTAATAAGGCCCCCCATAATTTTCTGCCTTCCCAAAAACGGTCATAACTGGCATTGTTCCTGAAACCTAAAAACAGGGCAAGTGCTAAACCAAATAATGTAAATGGCGCCGGATTAAGCGGTACCTTGAACGAAAACAAAGAACCATGCAGATAAACTATAATTACAGATAATACCAACAACAAACCAAGGCGGGGCAGCAAGCGCGGCAATACAGAGCCGTGCCAGATAAACAGCATCCTGAACCAATGCTCTTTTTTCCTGATAATCATGCCGCAAATTTCAGCTTTATTTTCAATAAAAAACGGATTTCCCTTTTGGAGAAACCCGTTTTTCAATCCTATTTGATAAAGATGCCTGCTTAATTTACATCAAACCAAAGTTTGGTAGTAAGTGCATCGGCTCCCTGTGCGGCTACTGCCGACTGGTAATTGGTTTTGTTCAGCGATTGTTCGGTGCCCGGATAAATAAACCTTACCGGTATTTTACCATTCAGGGTCCCGGTAACGGCAGGTTGCAATTGCGGGT
It contains:
- a CDS encoding bestrophin family ion channel, which gives rise to MIIRKKEHWFRMLFIWHGSVLPRLLPRLGLLLVLSVIIVYLHGSLFSFKVPLNPAPFTLFGLALALFLGFRNNASYDRFWEGRKLWGALLNDTRSLARQAFTTTGYQFDDQEPKSFIQLLITLTYSLKHQLRGTDAKTDLEQRLPAELASRIGKAKYKPIMLLSEMGNWVRTAKSKGKIDSIIQVAFEENFNKLSDIVGGCERIASTPIPYSYRVLLHRTVYMYCFMLPFGLVDSLGWLTPFIVVFIAYTFVAFEAIADEIEEPFGTEDNDLALNAMCRMIETTLLEIGGQQLPDIKEVEGRIID